The Capra hircus breed San Clemente chromosome 22, ASM170441v1, whole genome shotgun sequence DNA segment CAAGCCAGATAAATGGGCCCTGAAGCGGGTGGAGGAGCAGACCAGTGCAAGGGAGCACTGCCTGGCACAGCTCACCCCAGAGGAGGCTGCTACTGGTGAGCCTGGGGTCGGGGGATAGACAGGACCGTTGGGGTAGAGTGGATCTGGGGTTTGGGTCAGTGGAGGTCTGGAGTCTGAGACGCCTTGGGACTTCTGATTGCTTCCTTGCCCCAAGGGCCCGCATTCCTGCCTGCCTTTCTGTGCCCTGGATCTGCGACATGCTTTCTCGGGCAAACCTCAGGCTCCCCTTGGGtccctctgtgtctctctttgCATCCTTATTTCCATCacactctctttttctccctctgttttGCTCCATCCCCCTCTGATACAtctccatctctttctccctctccctgccctttCTTGTTCTTATTCTTCCCCCCgcacccctctctctctctctcaaatacATCCATATCCAGATATACCTGTGGCTTTCTGTCTCTGGGTCACTCCATCTCTTTGTCCATCTCTGTCTCattctctttctcactctttccGTCCCGCCGACCCCTTCTCTGCCTGGTTCCATCTCAGTTTTCTGTGTCGCTCTGGCTCTCTCCTTGTCCCTTCACCTCTGCTTCTGTCCCTCTGACCCTGGCCTGGCCGctctctctctgctttccccATCTGTCTCTATCCATCGGCCACAGCCAACCAGAGCCCCTGCCTTGAACCTGTTTTCTCCTTACAGCCTGACTACACGATGACCAGGTGGGCTCTGCTCACGCTGATGGTCCTGACATTGGGCAGGACCCTGCTTGTCCCagcaacccccaccccaggcttccaGCTCCTCCCTCAGAACTTTCCCCAGGCCACTGCCTGCCCCGTGACCTCGGAGAGCCCCTCAGCCAGCACCACGGCACCCTCCACTGCTTCGGGCCGCGCCAGCCCTGACCCCCACCCTGGCGCCCGCATCGCCCTCTCGCTGGACGTCCCCCTTGGCCTCCTGCAGATCTTACTGGAGCAGGCCCGGGCCAGGGCTGTGAGGGAGCAGGCTGCTGCCAATGCCCGCATCCTGGCCCATGTCGGCCGCCGCTGAGCCTGAGGGAGGCAGTCACAGGGATGGAGCCACCCTGCATGGGGGAGATCGGCAGGGCCGCGGTGCATCTGGACCCCGCCACGTGGAGTCAGTCATATCAAAGCGCCTCACAGAGTCACAGTGTGGGCGGACAGCACGCACGTTGCCACGCCAGGTTGCCAATGGACTCTAGCCACTCCTAGTAGGAGCCCCCCGGACTTACGGTATATGTCTGGAGAGCTTGGACACTACCGTGGATGATCCCTGCCACATGGAGTCTGGTCATGTCTGGGTCCCACAGTCAAGAGCCTCCGGACACCATCATACAGGGGCTCTGTAATGCCACTTACAGGAACCTCAACACAGGACACCATGGCTGCACTGGAGAGAACGGCCCATCTAAGGCCAGACCCAGAGGTCTGCGCTGCCCTCACGTGTCACCAGACAGGTGCTGGCggaggttcccaggcagcacCCACTCCAAACGGATGGGGGCATCTCCAGGCATAGATGGACGCTCATACGTGGGAAGTCTGTGGCTGCGGCAGCcttgccttgtgtgtgtgtgttggggagggtGTGGTTTATATGCATGGGTGGCCGCGTCTCCGTGTATCTGAcagctgtttgtgtgtgtgaacaaGGTGTGGGCCTGTGAGGGGGCTGTGGAGAATGGGAGCCTGTCCCCCAAATCTGCATGAAGCATGCTCAGCACACACCCAGGTGCTGTCTTACCCACACCTCTGCGTACCCAGGCTCTGCCCTTGCACACACATGGCTCAGGGGAGAAGGGAGCGCAGGCTGAGGGGGCTCTGGCCCCTCCTTCATTGAACagtcctgagcctcagttttccaagCCTcggttttctcttttctcctccgTAAAGCCGAGTGATGCCACCACGCTTCTTGTGAGCACTGAGTGATGTAATAACGTATATGAAGGTTCCCgcctgcaaaaaaaaaaccctcaataaaCATAGTGACTGGAGAATGAGCTAGACAAGAATCACACAGTCCTGTGCCCCCAGGCAGTGACACACAGGAGGGCGGAGTCAGAGCCGCTCCTCTAACCCCCTTCCCCCGCCCGGATTTCACTGACCTGTCCTCTGTGTGGAAGGCTGCAGGTTTGACCTAATCTCCCAACCCAGTCTCCATGGCGGGTTTGGAGATGAGACCAAGCCTTCTGGAGTGTGTGGCCAGGCTTGCCAGCAGACGGGGCAGGAACTGTGGGTAGTGTAGACGACTCGGGCTGGAGACGAGGGCAGACACTGGGTCCTAGCTGGAGAGAAAGTTAGCACTGTCGGAAGTGTGGCCGCTGGGGtttgggggctgggggcggggttggggggccaCTGACCAAGATCTCATAGTTATCAGCAGCCCTGGGGGGCGGGCCCAAGGCGGGGCGGAGAGGCGGAGCCACGGGGGGGCGGTGCTCTCCGGAGCCTGGAGGGCGGGGCCACCCCAATCCCGGCCGCAGGGGGCGGCGGCCCGGGCCAGTTCGGGAGCAGGATGAACAGAGGTATGGAAGGAGGCAGCTCCCCGACGGAACCCGGGTCAGGGAGCAGCAGACGGGGTAGGCGCAGGGCAGGGTGGAGAGGGTGGGCGGACTGGGAAAAGACATGGGCGAAGTGGAGGTGGTGTTAGACGGGGGTGTGAGAGCTTTGGGGGTCTCTCTGGGATTAGGGGTGCTCTGAGGGGGCATCGGTCTGTCAGTggcagggagggggtgggcaCTGGCGCCTCACCGGGGAGAGGGAGCTGGGCCAAGGGGGGAACTATAAAtagctgcttcctccagcccagggggaGGGACAACCCGCTGGAGCTGCCCCAGGGCCTCCAGCTCTGCCCTTTGCTGGCCTCCAAGGGGTCATACTTGTCCAGGTCCCCCCTCAGGGGTCATACCAGCTTGGGAAAGTTCAGAGGCTCATTTGGGAAGCTCTTCATACGATGTGATTTTAGCCCTTAAACCACCATTTCTAGGGCAACTACTGTGTGCCTTGTGTGGGTCCTGAGCTGCTCTAAGCGCCTACTGTGTGCTCTGTCCCAATCGCGAACCTCTCTGAGCACCTCGGACTGTGTGCCCCGGCTGGTCCTGAGGCACTCTGAGCACCTACCGTGTGCCCTGTGCCAGGCGGGAATCAGCAAGTGCAGACCAGGGCTGCTTGGTCACATGGCTCTCCACTCACGAGTTGGAACCTCACACCCTGTGTGAGCTCGGCTCCCAGGGAGACATGAGATGATCCTTGGCTAGAAATGGCCAGAGCCATTGGGACTCCTGGGAACTCCCCAACCTCCCAGTGGccgcagagaggagaggaggagggaataaagggggagggaggcagaggagaacAGCAGGCCTCACTGCCACCGGCCTGGGCACGGGGCTCGGtagtgtgtgtgcacgcatgacTATGTGCGCACCATACGTTTGCGGACTGGTGTGTGGGTCCGTGTGGGATGCACTGAGGTCCCTGGGCCTTTCTGCTGCAAAGGGTGGCATGGTGGTTGGGCCAGGACTGCCCAGCGGATATGGGGACTGGGAAGAGTTTGAGGACTTCCCGCAGCTTGGAGCATGGGACACTGGGAAGAGGTCCAGTGGTCAGTGCACAGGGCACCACAGGAGCCCTCCGGCACAAGCCAGGCAGGGTCACGGGCGgaacggggcgggggggggggggctgaggCTGAGCAGGCTGTGTTCATACACAACATCCCAGCACACCTCCCACCCCTGGGCCAGGAGAGCTGGCTCACTCTTGAATGGCCCCAAGGAGGGCAAGCCACAGGGGCCAGTTATTCTATTGGACACCTGCTGATGCTGAAGGAGCGGAAAGCCAGGAGGGCATTTCAGCGCAGGGAACGTGCAAGAGCGCAGGTATGGAGGTGGGGTGTGTGGGTGTAGTGCGGTTCGCGAGGGCTGGCAGTTGAGCTGAGTCCATCCTGCACGGCGGGCAGGCAACTCTGTGACTCTGGGCCCTTCTCCCTTCCTCAGCTTCCTGTCTGAGAGGTGGAGCCACAGCAGGGGAGATGGGGAATATCCTCAGAGCAGATGCTGACCCTGGCCGTGGGGAGGGGCTCCAGGCTCCTTCTGCTGTTGACATGTGGCCTTGCCCTGGGTATGGGGACTTGGGAGGGAGTGTCTGAGTCAACCCAGAGTCGGACTGTTTGGGGAAGAGTGGGAGGTACAGAGTCACCGCTTCCCTGGCAAGCCGAACTCAGACTTCTGGACATGGAGTTGGCTTCCCAGACCTGGTTCTGGCCTCCTGCCCAACCCTGGCTGTCCCCGATCCCCAGTCTTTGACTAACACTCCCAAGAGGGCTAGGGAGGAGAATGGCAGGTCTGAGAAGGTACGGGATGTCTGTGGACGTTAGAGGAGGTAGACTCTGCAATGAGTGCTGGGGGCTGGatagggtgtgggtgtgtggtgaCAAGGTCTCTGAGGCTAGCATGGCCCCAGAATGGCCTTGGTAGTGGCCAGGAGACAAACAGGAGGGCTGTGTCAGGAACAGCATGAGTGGCTTTGGAGAAGGAGGAAGTGGGTGGGAGGTCACCAGGGGCATGCCGCTCATCGGGACCTGCCCGTGGGTGTGCCGGCTGCTGGGCATgaggcggggagggaggtggcccgTGGACACTGAAGAGGGAGGCTGAAAAAGAGCGGAAGTGGTTGAGTAGGTCtgaggcagggacttccctggggaggcaGCTTGAGCTGCTTCCAGGGAAGGTCTGTGTGGGCTTCTAGCACGTGGACCTCCTTaaccttcccttcctgggacatgAGTGAGACATCTGCATCAGTCATCTGAAAGGTCCTTGCCAGGCTTTGAAGGGCTGGGCTGGGACTTGGAGGACTGACTCAAGGCAGGAGTGTGGCAAGTTGGGCAGAGGAAGCCACGCTGCCCCTGTGGCGCACTGGGTGGAGCCTTTGCTCCATGCCCCAGCCGGGCACAGGTTCGGTAGAGAGGCCTTGGGGATGCAGTGGTCCTGCCAGGGGATGTGGTGGAGGACATCGCTAGAGGGCAGTGTGACCCAGACTGGAGCCGTGTCAGCTAAGGCCTTGGCAGAAAGTGTACAAAGCTTAAGAGGCTGGGCTGAGGAGACAGGAGTTAGGACTGGAGAGAAGGAGCCAGGAGGGAGATAAATAACATAATAAATGACAGCATTACTGGGCTTCAGAACGGATTTCTCAGACATGGACACATTTAATCCATACCAGAATCTTGTCCTCGATGACAGTACATATTCTGTTTTCCTGATGAAGAGGCAGAGGCTCATTAAAGAACAAGTGTGTAAACTTAATGATGTAAAATTTAGTTGGTAAAAATGAAGtcctggaaggaaaaggaagatacTGTCAGAGTTGGAT contains these protein-coding regions:
- the UCN2 gene encoding urocortin-2; this translates as MTRWALLTLMVLTLGRTLLVPATPTPGFQLLPQNFPQATACPVTSESPSASTTAPSTASGRASPDPHPGARIALSLDVPLGLLQILLEQARARAVREQAAANARILAHVGRR